From the Salana multivorans genome, the window CCGACGTGGCGTCGTTCGTCCGCGAGCTCAGCGTCGCCGAGGTGCCGGTGAACGCCGACCGCCTCGACGCCTACGTGCGCGGCATCGTGACCGAGCTGCGCCGGATGGGCCTGACGCGGCGGATCTCAGCGCTCAAGGGCCGGATCCGCGCGACGCCGGCGTCCGATCCCGAGAGCAGCGCCCTGTGGTCGGAGGTGTACGCGCTGGAGGAGGCGCGGCACCGGCTGGTCGCGGTGGAGTAGGCCGATGGCTCGACGAGGGGACGCGGTGGACGTGGAGCTGGGGGTGAGCATGGACAAGCTGCCGCGGCGGCCAGCGCCCGACAATCCCTCGGGCACGCTCGTCCTGCTGCGGCACGGCGAGACCGAGTGGTCCAGGGCCGGCAGGCACACCGGGCTCACCGACGTGCCCCTCACCGAGCACGGCGAGGCCCTGGCGCGGGCCGCCGGCGTGCTGCTCGCCGACTACGACTTCCGGCTCGTCCTCAGCTCGCCCCTGCGGCGCGCACGGCACACGGCCGAGCTGGCGGGGCTGGAGGCCGCGATCGACCCCCTCCTGGTCGAGTGGGACTACGGCGGGTACGAGGGACGGACGACGCGGGAGATCCGGGCCGAGCTCGGCTACGGCTGGGACGCCTTCACGCACGGCGTCGTCCGCGGCGAGACGCCGGGGGAGACCGTCGAGGAGGTCGCGGCGCGCGCCTCGCGGGTGCTCACCCGGGTGCTCCCCGCAATGGCGGACGGGGACGTCGCCCTCGTCGCGCACGGGCACTACCTGCGGATCCTCACCGCCGTGTTCCTGCGGCTCGCCCCGCGCTTCGGCGCCAAGCTGGCGCTGGACGCCGGCTCGATCTCGGTGCTGGGCTTCTACCGCGAGCAGCCGGCGGTGCTCGCCTGGAACCGCGGTCCGCACCTTCCGCACGCGGCCTCGGAGTCCTGAACCGGTCGGCGGGTCGCCGCGTCGGGCGCACGCGCGTCATCGCGGGCGCGAGCGAGCGACGGACCACCGCCCACCTGCGTCTGGCGTCGGAAACCTATAACCTCGCGTGATGAGCACCGGGATCGACCTCAGCGCGCTGCGCCTTCTCCAGGCCATCCGGGACCAGGGCACGCTGACGGCTGCCGCCGAGTCCCTCGGCGTCAGCCAGCCCGCCGTGAGCCAGAACATCCAGCGTCTCGAGCGGCGGCTCGGCACCCCGCTGC encodes:
- a CDS encoding histidine phosphatase family protein, translating into MDKLPRRPAPDNPSGTLVLLRHGETEWSRAGRHTGLTDVPLTEHGEALARAAGVLLADYDFRLVLSSPLRRARHTAELAGLEAAIDPLLVEWDYGGYEGRTTREIRAELGYGWDAFTHGVVRGETPGETVEEVAARASRVLTRVLPAMADGDVALVAHGHYLRILTAVFLRLAPRFGAKLALDAGSISVLGFYREQPAVLAWNRGPHLPHAASES